The genomic window CCCGGCCGCTCCTCCGCAAGGCCGCCGCAGGCCTCGCCCTCGCGGCAGCGCTCCGGCTTCACCGGCGGGGCCGCCCGGGagagtgaggaggaggaggaggaggaggaagaggaggaggaagtggGGCGGCCGCCCGCGTCCCGCTGGGGGGCGTCGAGAGAGAGCGGCGGGCAGGCCTGGGGAGACCCCCGCGGgtccccgccgggccgggccgcagCCAGCAGGGTTGAGGGCGGCTCCTCCCGGGACAGCCTCGGGAGGCTGAGCCCTTCGGAGCAGTGGGGCACGACTGTGGAGAGAGGTGGCGGTGGGCTGGGGGCATCCCTGGCCGGGCACGGGGGGCTCAGTTCGCCCTCGCAGTGGTACACGTCCATAGAGAGGAGCGGCGGCCTTGGGGCGGACAGGGCCGGAGCGTCCCGCTGGGAGACATCCAGAGAtgtggcagaggggctgggggcgaCCCTAGATGGGTTTCGGGGCTCCTCGCTGCAGTCGGGCGCCTCGGAGAGGAGCGGGGGGCTCAGCAGTGGCCTGAGACCCACCCTGGACAGGTTCCGGGGGTCAAACTCCACATCCCAGTGGAGCCCCTCGGCAGAGAGGAGCGGGGGGCTCGGCAGCCGGGCTGGCTCCGGCTTGGATGAGGTTGGGGGGCTGAGCTCCACACCCTACTGGGGCTCCTCGGCAGCCTCCAAACCGCCTCCCAGCGAGGAGAAATCCAGGAGCCATTGGTGGACATCGGGAGGGGGAATTGGGGCGCAGAGCTCCCGGGCTGCTTGGGACAcggctggggagaggagggggctgTCCGATAGCTGGTGGAGACGGGAGAGCGAGGAGACCCCCAGCACCCAGCGGGGCTCCTCGGCGGCCCCCGGGAGGTTCAGCAGCCTGttcaggagagggaaggaggactCGGCTTCCAGCGTAGAGCGGGACacgggcagcagggctggggggctgaTCCGGCGCTTCCCGTGGCGGGCAGGCAGCGATGGGGGGCACGGAGTGACCCCGCGTGCCGCCCTGCTGCGCTCAGCGCCCCGACAGCAGCCCGAGAGAAAGGGGAAAGGCCTGGAGTATTACCTGTCCCAGTTCCTCTGCCTCGCCAgcttggtgctgctgctgatctTTCTGGGCATCCTCATGGTGAAGATGGCTGGGTCAGGCTGGTTGGACGGGAGAGAGGAGAGCTGTACGTGCCttggtttaatttttgtttaaacatTATTCCTCATCTGTCTTCCTGCTTTCTCTTTATTGCTTCCATTCCCATCGCATTTATCATTCTCATTGCCATAACCTGACATCTCTGTTTCTGTCCCCTTTTCCCTGTTCCTATGGGGACCTTTGTTAGTCATGGGAATCCAATCAAAAGTTTGCTTTTTCCAAACGAGTTTGGCCTTCAGTCCCTCAGAACCATGGGGTTTATGTGGAGTGCCATTCCTGCTGGGCCAAGGATGGATTTTATGGTGTGACACGAGGTCTGTGTAGTACCTGGGGTGTGTTTTTGATGTTCCCTCTGCCAGCATGGCCCTTCCCAGCCTTTGTTCTGTCCGAGGGGGAAGTGCAGCAGATCAATTCAGCACTTCAGGTGTGGCAGAGTGTGTCTCTCTCTTCTGTGACAAATGAAAAGGAGTTTCCCCAGCAACTGGCTTTTAAGGCAGAGTTCCCCAGCTGGAACAGTTGGAAATGGGGATATTTCAGGCTTTGAGCTGAACAAAGAAGGGTTTGAGGGCTGTTTTGGGAAGGAGCTGGTCCTGAGCCTGGGCACACTGTGCCCGTGGTGTGGGCTAGGAAAGCTGCTGCATTCCCAAACCAGGATAAAGCTGCCCATTGTCACTGGTTTGTCCTGTTTCAGCTGTGacaggagctctgcaggcaggaatGTTGCCCAGGTTTGAGTTGTGCCACCGGTGCCAGGAGCTGTTCAagcctgcagagcccagagcagcaatCAGCCCTCCAGGAGGGTTCATTTccctccctggctgtgctgggatatTTCAGGTGACCCTGGTGGGCAGCAAGAGCCAGCACTGGAGTGCAAAGATCAGCATGAAGCTTCTCCTCAAACAGGAGCTGTTAAAACATCCAGCCCCACTTTTCACCCCCCAGCTGAACACATTCATCAGctcttcctcagggctgctcccaaagcagctcctggagggGCTTTTGCATCTCCAGGTGCTGCCAGGGGGAGATGAACAATGGCAGAACCAGACTTTAAGTTGAGcctgcttttaaaaagataattattttcttgatcAAAGCTCTTGTTTGCAGCCAGCTAACTCAccctcttctctctcctagTTAATCTCTTGCCTGTGGATTGTGAGAAAAGAACGGATGATGtaagcatttatttatttttcctcaatcTTGTGAGCTCTCACAGAACAGTGATTATTCCAGGTAGTCGATTCTACCCATAACAGTATCACTGTAAAATGATTAGTTCTGTCgttttacagaaaaattggGACTTGATGAGATGGAATTAATGGGCCAGATTAAGTTAGGAGTGTGTATGAGACtctgaaagataaaaatttaaattcccAATTATGTGAATCAATTTCTTTCTTAACAGTTGTACCAGCAGTGGTATTGGTTTGCAATAAAGCTGTTTTCAGCTTTAACAATCTAAGATTTAATCCAGCTAATTCCCTGAGCTCCACTGTGGAgtgcctgcacagccctgctccctctgtcaggatggattttgggaaaagctggggctgccccatccctgggagtgcccaaggccaggttggacagtgGATAAAATGTCAACCTGGGATAGtgccaggtgtccctgcccaggggaTTGGATGATCTTTTCCAACCCacaccattccaggattctgtgtgctggtttggatgggatattgggaataaaTCCtttcctgggagggtggggaggggctgggatggaattcccagagaagctgtggctggaattcccagagaagctgtgggtccccatccctgggagtgcccaaggccaggttggacagagcttggagcagcctgggatagggAAAGGTGCCAGGGGTGGAACTGGGTGAactttaaaggtcccttccaacccaaacattCCATGATTAGGACAGAGGAGGTTTCCTGTTGGGTTCTGAGTTCTGGTGTGTGGGAAGTTCTGGAGGTGATGCATCCATCTGTGGTGAGTCcggggctggtgctgcaggctgggctgtgggttGGTGGCACTTCAGAGAaccccagaatcccagactggtttgggctggaagagaccttaaaactCACCCAGTTCCTCCGGGCAGGGACTTCCAGAAGGTGCTCAGGGTCACTTATGCTGGAATGTTCCCCTGCTCAGGAGATTTGGTTGGAGCTGGTGGTGCAGGGCTGAGCCAGACTCTAGTGCTgtggctctgcctggggctgcactCCCACTGCTGAcatgtgtccctgtccctgtctgtgcctTGCAGTTCTGCCAGGCCAAGCACAAGGATGTGACCATGGCTGTGCTGCACGAGCTCTACAATTACCTCTCCGTGCAGGCAGGTGAGTGCCAGCACATCCCTATCCCTGCtgagcctgcaggagctgcctctcccagctcctgctcactTCTCTCCCACTCTGGAGGGGTTTATGGAACAGGCAGTTCCCTCTGAGGAGTTCTGAGGCAGGCAGGGAATAGGAAAACAGGGGAAggtgggtttatttttgttctgagtGGTGCTTGGCTAATGCACTCCTGTCACCCTGCCTGGGTGAGTGGGCCTTGTTTGTACTTGAAGTATTGGGAGCTTCAGGTAGGATTGGTTGGGTTTGTTATACTTTTCTACCAACAGCTTGAAATTGTCATCAGGATAGAGGCAGGAGTGTAAACTGATGTGTTCTTACACATGAAGTGTCCTAAGAAATTGTCATTTCTGCTGAAATGTGGCGGCAGATGTGTGAGTGCCTCTCCTTTTCCTCACCACAGAGTGGGACAGGCTCTCTGAGATGAGGAGCTGACCCAGCACAGTCCCTGCTCCAGGCGTAAATCCAGCTCATCACTGTATTTTGGGATGGAGTAGGCTGCTAGAAATCCACTCTATGAGCAGGGACTTGTTCAGCAAGATTCACAGCAGTGCTAATCAGTACAAGGGTTTCAGTtccattttctgcatttcagacCTCAAGGCTGAAGCCTTTGGATACTAAAGCTGCACAGAATTCCTAAATCTTTTCAAATCTGACTTCGGATTTCCACCAGATTTACTTAGCACATTTGTTTAGTCAACTTGGTGAGGCAAGATTTAGAGGATTTAGTGCCTTGCCAGCATTTCTCTGGCTGGGttggaggcagagctgtgatTTCATCTCCTTGGAGGCATTTTGAACACTAATCATTGCCTCCACACCTGATACCTGGTGGCAGCTGTGGTTCTGTGCTCTGCAAGGGGCAGGAGCAATACTTTCCCCCTCATTGTGTGTTCAGCAGCTCTGAAGTGTCAGCTTTGATTGCCCTtatccagcagcagctctgaagtGAGAGGTTTGATTACCCTTATCCAACCTCTGTGCAGTGGCTGAGCATTTTATTAATAGTCATCTGATCTGCCTGCAGTATAAATCTCACCCTGGAATCGTTTTGCTGAGGGCTGGGGCTGATTGGAGAGGAGAGCATTTCTTGGTGTGCGTTCAGAGCCTGGTTCTGAGCCGTTcaagggctttttttcttttttttacaaacatgatttttctgtttgacTTTTCTTACCAGGTAATTTTGAATGTGGAAACCCTGAGAACCtaaaaagcaaatgcatttGGGTTAGTGAGGTGAAGGATCACGTGCTGGTGAGTGAgctctgagcagctttgttACAACCCAGTGCTTAGTCTCTTATAAAGCAATAAATAACAGACACTAAAACAATTCACCATCCATTTTGCTTCCTCATCCTGCTTTGATTCTCTCCAATATCTCTCACTTCCCCTTTGGCCAGTCCTGTTCTCAGCagttcttttgaaaataattttctcctcCATCTCTGATTCACCCCCTGTAAATCTTAATGGTTTGTTGTTTCACTGGAGCCATCAGTCTTGTGCAACCAGAAATTTCCCAGGATTGAGGGCTGGGCAGAAGAAggatttttctctgctgcagagtGTCAGGAGACAGACTGCTCTGATCCAGCATTCCATTTCTTTCCTGGTAACCTGTCAGTAAGATTATGTTGTATTTAGTGGTTAGCCCTAACAGTCTGGGATGGTGTTATTTCACAGAGTGCTTCATGCATCATCTCCCCAGTCTGAAGACTTTAGGCCAGGCAGACCTTCAGGCTTAGTTCTCCTCCCTCCAGTTTGCAGAATCCTGATAAGAATTAACCTGGGGACAGCCCCTATGAAATTAATTGCCCCAGTGCTGTAATGAAATCATGTTGGTCAGTATTTTAAATGAATGGAGGGCTAATCTTCTTATGGCTTCCTTTGCACAGAATGTAACTGGCGTCTCCTCACGGAAGTTTGAAGCTGCCCTGCAATGGATACTGAACAGCAAcaaggatttgggaatttggtgAGCAGAAACCCCCTTAACAGTTGTTTGCATTTTCACATTGCTAAATGTGTCTCTGATGAAGTGAATTGCAGCAGTTGTGGTGCTGGGCTTGGTGGGCAAGCTTGTTGGAATTCCCACTGCTCCATTTGCTCTTAAatattcctgcagctgctgctgtgatcCACGGATCAGACAGCATCTGCTGCTTTGATTCCTGGGCTGTGCAAATTCCCAGGACAGGGCATGGCTTCTTTAGGGGCCGGGCTGGATTTGTAGGTGGGCTGGGATGCAGAGTTTTcaaattttgtgtttttatacTCCAGCACTTTTCCAGTCAGAAGCTGTGGGATACAATATCCTcctagtttttattttgttaattagcagctctgctggctggtCCTCAAACTGCTCCACTTCCCCGGAGCCAGCGTGGCAGCATCCCCAAAACCCTGCCCCTGGCATTTTTAGCTACGTGAGATTATTTTTTAGTTGCTAGTCTGAGAGGCAGGACTGAAAATGAGCTTTGCACTGGGTGATTCTGCtgcatgttttaaatatttccgTGGAATTTGGGTTGTAAATAAGACAAGGGGGTGGGATCCAACCGTGtgtgtgcagctcctgcagaacCCAGACCCGGCCGAGCTCTCTGCAGTTTGTGAGCTGAGCACCTGTAAATTGAGCAAACCTCTTTGTCTAATGAGCTGTTCATAATTaggagcttaaaaaaaattaaatccccTTTGTTCCAGTTCCCCTGGATCTGCTGCTGTCCCTTGGACCCCTCAGTGCCTGGGCTCTCTGGGAATGGCTCAGCGTGGAGCGAGCCTGGGCTTGGGAGCAGCAGcgctgcagggaggggagctgagggctctgcagggctctgtgctgctgctctggcagtctttgagctgctcctgctcccagcctgggtcccccagctcccagtgctggcGCTCTGACTCAGGGAATGTTTCCATGTCCGTGCTGGGAGGTGGAAATCCAATTCCCAGTTGAGAGGGGACCAATTCCCGGCTGAGAGGGGCTGTCAGAGAGGCAGTGCAGGGATGCTCAGCGTgccagtgggagctgcagctctgctgccttcctggAGCCACATCCACCCCTGGCTAAGCAGCCAGTCCCCAAATGTTCTGgcaggaggctgtgctgggtgtgGGGGCATTTCCTGCGAGCAGCTGCAGCCGCAGTCTGCTTGTTCTCCGGGCCTTGATGAACGACTGCAGTTGCAGCCTGCTCTCTTCAGTgagtttttcttcctcttcccatCAGGTTGAGAGGCAGGGACCTGTCGGAGCCAGTTTCCAGCGTGGAGGAAGTGTTCTGCCTGGAATCTGCCCACCCCcagatggggctgggctgccgCTTCCGCCGGGCCGTGGTCACGGCCATCACCAACCTCTTCCTGTTCTTCTGGGGTAAGCGGCTCTTGGGGCTCAGCTGCAGGCATGAAACCCCTGTGATCACACATTCCTCAGCTACAGAAACACCTAACAGAGGTGAAATAAATCTGCTGATGAGTTAATGTCTAATTAACCTTTGTTctggcagcacaggagagcCGCAGCACTCCTCTTGTGCTGCGAGTGCTTAAAAGTTGCTTTGAATCAGGCAGCTGATGAGCTCTCTGGGTTTTCCTCAAGTGCCCATTATTATGGGCTGCAGAATAAGTGTGTTAACTTACCTTAAGGagtcaatttttctttttttcttgctctaAGCTCCCAGGTCCTCCAGCCTCTTTAATAATGACTTGTAGCATTTCAGGGTTGGAGGTTTTATTGGAATAGTCTGTCACGCCTCAGCTGACACAGGGGTTTTACCCAGCGAGGTGATAACGAGAGCTGTGTGACTGCAGGAGTTTCTAATCCAACCTGACAGGGAGGGGGTGACAAGGGACAGTTCTGTTTATTGCAGACACTGAAGTCCTACTGGGGGCATTGTAACTGCTAAACCTTCCATACACATCTCCTTCATTTTGGGCTGCCACTGGAGCCCCAGGCTTTATATCCCTatccagcagctctcctctgGCAAAGCCTCCTCTGGGATTTGCAGACCTGGGGCCCTGTGGTTGTGCTGAGGTTTGTTCTTTCCGTGCTGAGGCTTCCCCACCACCTCATCCCACACCCACAGGTGCTGCAGGGGGGCAACACcaaggggtttttggggtgcagctgctctggggagcaAAAGGAATCACTGGGATTTGGTTCCAAGCAGGCACGGGTCACACTGTGAGATCTAAAACAGCATCCAGCAAGCACACAGCAACAAAAGGAGTCACTGGGATTCAGTTCCAAGCAGGCCTGGGTCACACTGTGAGATCTAAAACAGCATCCAGCAAGCACACAGCAAGCTGCCAGCTCCTGAATCCCCTTTGTTTTTATTCTCCCAGGTCTGATAACCCTTTGGGGCATCCTGCTCTACCTCCGCTATCGCTGGCGCaagatggaggaggaggagcaagCCATGTATGAGATGGTGAAGAAGATCATAGGtaggagctgtgggagcacaggggagccctgctctgcccctgcaggGTTGAGTTCTCACTGCTGTGTCCTCCTGTCCTCCAGCTGTTGTCCAGGACCACTACAAGGAATGGGAGCGGAATTTGGAGCGTTACCCCTACGTTGGCATCTACCACGTCCGGGACAGCCTGATCCCTCCTCAGAGCAggtgagctgctctgggcactgcaagcagcaggatgggattcagcacagctccaaagtgcatccctggagctgctctgctggatgAGGCTGGAGCCTTTGGGTTGGGAAAGGCTcgggcacagctcagctggtgCAGATCAGTGTGGCAGCCCCGGGCTGGTACTTGGTGCAGTGCCCCAGGTGTGTTGTCACTTGTGCAGAGCCCCAGGTGTGTTCTCCTCGTTCTGTCCAGCAGTACCTGGGTTTGGTTTGCTTGGACCTGGAGCATCAGGTGTCCTCTGTTTCATCTGCTGGGTGTCTGGTGCTGTCCCCTTTCCCAGCCATCCTACCTGGCTCTCCAGACCAGAACAATTCCCATGAGCTGAGCAGGATATTGGGGCTCCTCTGCAGTGATTGTGTGCCTGGAAAGAGGCCAGTTTGAGTTGGGCAGCTGGGAAGGGAGCTGGAGTGAGATGATTTGGTTTGGGGCATTCTCAGGTTGGGTTTGGGGCATTCTCAGACAGGAATTGTTGTCAAGGTCATTGCTGTGTGGGTGGTGGGGCtgaaaggctgcagggctggatccTCATGTTTTGCTCCATTTCTGCAGGGttatttcttgtgttttggTTAAATGGAGCTGCTTTGTCCTCCTGTGAAGTGTTAAACATCCTCCCTCTGTATCAGAAACAGGATTGCTTTTCCTACAAGGGATGACTGCAGCTGTTAGAGCCATCCCTGGCTGTGAGATGGATCCAAAGCTGGGGTGAACATCAGGGTGTTCCCCTGGCTGAGATCTCTGTGTGCAGGATGGGGGAGGGTGATTTGCTCATCGAGTCCCTTTGCAGCACAAATTGAGGCAGAAATtcagggcactgccagagccTCTCATCTTCCCCCAGGCAGGATTTGTGTGGCCATGCCCTGGTCTGCAATCTCTAACCTAGGGTTTGTTTGATGCCCTTTTCTGCCTGCACAGGGAACAGCAGGCAGCCAGATCCACAGGCACAGTTGCTGtaggcacagaagcacaaccaGCTTGGgcttctcatttattttctcGCTGTTCCTTGCAGGAAGAAGATGAAGCGGGTGTGGGAGAGAGCCGTGGATTTCCTGGCCTCCAACGAGTCCAGGATCCAGACAGAATCCCACAGGGTGGCAGGGGAGGACATGCTGGTGTGGAGGTGGACTAAGCCCTCGTACCTGTCGGACTCAGAGCACTgagggcagcagaggagcagccctggagccGGGTGGGACACGGAGCCTGTGCAGCCCTCGGGGCCCTCGCTGCTGTTGGGAGGAGCAGGGCCTGGCCTGGGGTTGCTCTCACTGCTGAAACTCTCCAAACACACACGTTCAGGGCAATACTGGCTTGGAAAGAAGATGGGCTTGAGCTGGTGGGAAGCTGGGATTGCACCAAAGGGAGCCTTCCACAGAGACCTGGCTGCCGTGGCAAGCAAACAACAACCTGCAAAGGATAACTGCACCCcctctccagggctggggggctctgcCAGAGCCTGGGGGTGCTCAAAATTTGACCTCAATTCTGCAAAGGCCAACTGGTGGCAGAGTCCATCAGGGAATGTACTGAAAGATAACATTTCCCATGGAAACATTAGGGTGGCAGTTGCAGGCGTGTCTTTGTTTGCGTTTGTTTTTATCAGTGCAGAGACAGTGAGGAAGCACTTGCTGCTTCCCAGcaaggaaaatgttttgtgtTGGCTTCATCCATCCAAAATGGGAGAGGGGGAATTGGGGAAGGTGGGCCTGGGGAGAGGGGGGAGCCTGACGTGCCTTGGTGGTTTGGGCTGGGCTGAGGGTGGTGGAGGAGAGTTTGTGATCCTGTTACATTTTTAAGTCTTCAGTCTGTgtgctttattattttctggGGGCGTGGGCGGAgggggggggaatttgggtggaAAATAAAGGATATAGGAAACTTCTAAAGGTGctttcctggggctgctggccagGACTGCTCCGTGGCTGTTCCTGAGCAGCTTTGGGAGGGCTCTGAGGGCTCAGTGTTCATGTCTGAGCTGGGCAGCTGCAGTGTCTGCGTTGGTGTCAGAGCAGGGAGGTGCCTGTcgctgttcctgcagcccctcaggggtcccaggagcagcctggctctgtcccagccctgctgcatcCTGTCTAATCACTTGGTTACTTCagtttctctttctgttcaGTGAAGGAAcgtttctttcccaggaaatgGCACCAGTGCGTGGCAGTTCAGGcttggcagaggagctgctctgctcctcccggggctctgcagcagctgctggggctgcaggacccAAATCCTTCACTGGCCTGGCAGGAGGAGTCACAGAGTGAAGCCAGCAGTGATTTGAGCCCTGTAGCCCCTGGATGCTGCTCTCCTTGAGGACATCCTGGTGCTGGGATTGCTCTGGGCTGGCtcagggcacagccctgggcaggtgATGCCACCCCAGGTGTGCTCCTTGTGCCCGCTCACCTGGCACAGCCTGCACCTCTCCCCAcgtggctggagcagagctctccaGGAGATCTTTCCCATTAAATGGGGAATATCCTGCATGGAGGTGGCTCTTACACAAATTTTTGGGTGTGGGTGTTTGGGCAGGAGACTCAGCAGCTCTCCTAGGCAAGCACCAGCCCCTTGCACTGCAATAAATTGGGAATAAAGGCAACTTGATTTTTCCCACATGTATCATCAGTGCTGCCAGAGAAATTCTCTCAAACACCGGTGCCTCTGTTCTTAAACGTTTTTAAACTCTTGGTGGGGTTTGGGTGAGCTTTTTTAACCATCCAGAAGCACAGAGTCAGGCATTGCTGTCATCCTTTTGTATTAAACCTGGTTTTGTAGAACAAACTTCAATGGCTTGGTGCTGTTTCTATGTTCCATTTagctctgtaaaaaaaaatcaatatcaaaaataaatttattaccAATAATTTACTACTTTTATTCGTGCTGAGACATCACAGACTGTCCCAAGTGCTTTTGCTTGGATCGAGTTCCAACTTCTCTGGGGTGTGGTTCCCCACCACCGTGACTTCTGTGGAAAGGGGTGACTCAGTTGGGATGAATTCATCTCCTGCTGTGGCTCTGGGTGACAGAGGGCATTTCCAGTGGCACAGGAAGGGAGTGGcacctggcagcaggagctgcctctcctctggctgccctccttgctgggatttgggaacaaAAGGGAGGGAATCGGTGCAAGGCTGATTCTCCTCAGGCCCCACATTGCTGGTGGGATGCTTTTACCCAGGTGAGGCTGCTCAATTCCAGCTGGAATCCCTTCCAGGTTAGGAAATGGTGTGTTTGGAGCCACTCCAT from Taeniopygia guttata chromosome 26, bTaeGut7.mat, whole genome shotgun sequence includes these protein-coding regions:
- the LEMD2 gene encoding LEM domain-containing protein 2; this translates as MAELTDAELRKELLALGYRPGPITATTRKVYIKKLGCLRAEVAADRRSGRTAPPSPGRSSARPPQASPSRQRSGFTGGAARESEEEEEEEEEEEEVGRPPASRWGASRESGGQAWGDPRGSPPGRAAASRVEGGSSRDSLGRLSPSEQWGTTVERGGGGLGASLAGHGGLSSPSQWYTSIERSGGLGADRAGASRWETSRDVAEGLGATLDGFRGSSLQSGASERSGGLSSGLRPTLDRFRGSNSTSQWSPSAERSGGLGSRAGSGLDEVGGLSSTPYWGSSAASKPPPSEEKSRSHWWTSGGGIGAQSSRAAWDTAGERRGLSDSWWRRESEETPSTQRGSSAAPGRFSSLFRRGKEDSASSVERDTGSRAGGLIRRFPWRAGSDGGHGVTPRAALLRSAPRQQPERKGKGLEYYLSQFLCLASLVLLLIFLGILMVKMAGSGWLDGREESFNLLPVDCEKRTDDFCQAKHKDVTMAVLHELYNYLSVQAGNFECGNPENLKSKCIWVSEVKDHVLNVTGVSSRKFEAALQWILNSNKDLGIWLRGRDLSEPVSSVEEVFCLESAHPQMGLGCRFRRAVVTAITNLFLFFWGLITLWGILLYLRYRWRKMEEEEQAMYEMVKKIIAVVQDHYKEWERNLERYPYVGIYHVRDSLIPPQSRKKMKRVWERAVDFLASNESRIQTESHRVAGEDMLVWRWTKPSYLSDSEH